The following proteins come from a genomic window of Paenibacillus sp. CAA11:
- a CDS encoding glycosyltransferase family 4 protein, with product MRILLCTYWTYPHVGGLCTYINNIKDGMERLGHKVDIFAHHPSYTTYYTVGRSDQTFPKLPIWRPLYNYIQALYAEALPKQAVKIIEVEAERYSYEAACSLLRFEDYDVIHAQDVISAAALSRIKPPHIPLISTIHGWFTNEYSLDHPNSEEGTPTWDYNLLLDYWGTTGSDITIVPSKWLGGIFADKLNVPPRQIVHIPYAMHWNAHPPEDEVVKELGNDKDRTVISCVARLCPVKGQHYLLEALSMLKQEHHDWICYFLGDGPQRSELEQKAEELGLQAYVRFVGNQNNVASWLEYTDIFVLPSLQDNFPFAVMEAQFSGKAVVVTDAGGTVEMVEHLRTGLIANKASGESLYTQIKKLMEDEVLRKRLGEQASIWAKSAWSMDLMISRTVSIYNDLLFSEGGKAVVSRENGRQMTEQALKSKYAFLNDKALSGEDLKVWREILQRLPEDYVVPDPRVKKLIKSLSV from the coding sequence ATGAGAATACTGCTGTGTACCTACTGGACGTATCCGCATGTCGGCGGCTTGTGCACTTATATTAATAATATAAAAGATGGAATGGAGCGGCTCGGACATAAGGTTGATATCTTTGCCCATCATCCTTCCTATACGACCTACTATACAGTCGGTAGATCGGATCAAACTTTTCCTAAACTGCCCATTTGGAGACCTCTCTATAACTATATTCAAGCGCTGTACGCGGAAGCACTGCCTAAGCAAGCGGTAAAAATTATCGAAGTGGAGGCGGAGCGTTACAGCTATGAGGCGGCCTGTTCATTACTCCGCTTTGAAGATTATGATGTAATTCATGCTCAGGATGTTATATCAGCAGCAGCTCTGTCCAGGATTAAGCCGCCTCATATCCCCTTAATCTCTACCATTCATGGCTGGTTTACAAACGAATACAGCTTGGATCACCCGAATAGCGAGGAAGGTACACCCACCTGGGATTATAATCTTCTGCTTGATTATTGGGGGACAACCGGCTCAGATATTACGATTGTCCCCAGCAAGTGGCTGGGCGGCATATTTGCAGATAAACTTAACGTTCCACCAAGGCAGATTGTTCATATTCCTTATGCAATGCACTGGAACGCCCATCCGCCAGAGGACGAAGTTGTCAAGGAGCTCGGTAACGATAAGGATCGTACAGTCATTTCCTGTGTAGCCAGGCTATGCCCGGTAAAGGGGCAGCATTACTTGCTGGAGGCCTTATCGATGCTGAAGCAGGAGCATCATGATTGGATCTGTTATTTTCTGGGGGATGGGCCTCAAAGGTCGGAGCTAGAGCAGAAGGCTGAAGAGCTTGGACTTCAGGCTTATGTACGGTTTGTCGGGAACCAAAATAATGTGGCTTCCTGGCTTGAGTATACGGACATTTTCGTGCTTCCAAGTCTGCAAGATAATTTCCCATTTGCTGTTATGGAGGCCCAATTCTCCGGGAAGGCGGTTGTCGTCACAGATGCTGGAGGAACGGTGGAAATGGTAGAACATTTAAGAACTGGATTAATTGCTAATAAAGCTTCTGGGGAATCCCTTTATACGCAAATCAAAAAATTGATGGAAGATGAGGTATTAAGAAAACGGCTAGGAGAACAGGCGAGCATATGGGCCAAAAGCGCCTGGTCGATGGACTTAATGATCTCCAGAACGGTGTCAATATATAACGATCTATTGTTCAGCGAAGGAGGTAAGGCTGTCGTGTCGAGGGAGAATGGACGGCAGATGACAGAACAGGCATTGAAATCAAAATACGCTTTTCTGAATGACAAGGCTTTATCCGGTGAGGATTTGAAAGTATGGAGGGAAATTCTACAGCGCTTACCGGAAGATTATGTTGTTCCTGATCCGCGGGTGAAAAAACTGATCAAATCCTTGAGTGTATGA
- a CDS encoding DUF1796 family putative cysteine peptidase has translation MKKHELEGVYDAAFSLGESCLAAAQLTRLNLRPFSGVIDWMRSRSLKDVNQLLQCRFAGFMDKSHLEYAGFIDPHHLSVRDKVYNIISVHNFPKERNTMDHLVDYDLFKQIMDRRIQRFLTVASTYRRILFVRTGGHWEDVEELQTVLSNLIVHDFSILLINHEHVDHMIEVESPLEKVYAVSLPLIENTWSGNDPYWDQLFSGISLNTQNK, from the coding sequence ATGAAAAAACATGAGCTGGAAGGAGTTTATGATGCTGCTTTTAGTCTGGGAGAAAGCTGTCTAGCCGCAGCCCAGCTGACAAGGCTAAATCTCAGGCCCTTCTCGGGAGTCATTGATTGGATGCGTTCTCGAAGCTTGAAGGACGTGAACCAATTACTGCAATGCAGATTTGCCGGGTTTATGGACAAATCTCATCTGGAGTATGCCGGGTTTATCGATCCGCATCATCTCTCCGTTCGTGACAAAGTCTATAACATCATTTCAGTCCATAACTTTCCCAAAGAACGCAATACCATGGACCACCTGGTGGATTACGATCTGTTCAAGCAGATCATGGACAGGCGGATCCAGCGGTTTCTAACCGTGGCCTCAACCTATCGTCGCATTCTGTTTGTTAGAACCGGCGGCCACTGGGAGGACGTTGAGGAGCTTCAAACCGTATTATCTAATTTGATCGTGCATGACTTCTCCATCCTTCTGATTAACCATGAGCATGTAGATCATATGATTGAAGTAGAGAGCCCCTTGGAGAAGGTGTATGCCGTCTCTCTCCCCCTCATCGAGAACACATGGAGCGGTAACGACCCCTATTGGGATCAGCTCTTCTCAGGCATCTCCTTAAATACACAAAATAAATAA
- a CDS encoding FkbM family methyltransferase has protein sequence MEERIVDLQSGNHHFKMKLQLPGFVEDIIAERKGWEPHLVRELSSRMEDGGIFLDVGANIGYHSLYIAAANPAATCISFEPHPRIYHQFEENIALNGLPNIHAYCQAVGQTAGTLPFYMQDDSCYNRALSSSICYEVLQNGTSMIEVPVVPLDEALTDEQKKKVKVLKVDTQGVEYEVFAGAQRLLEIARPIVTFEHHPYASHNLADTLELLPDYRVYRIYSWFGGTKPFDEADPEMYVDELDLLCIPNELSV, from the coding sequence GTGGAGGAACGAATTGTAGACCTGCAATCAGGAAATCATCATTTTAAGATGAAATTACAGCTTCCCGGCTTTGTAGAGGATATCATTGCGGAGAGAAAAGGGTGGGAGCCGCATCTAGTCCGCGAATTAAGCAGTCGAATGGAAGATGGAGGTATCTTCCTTGATGTGGGGGCGAATATCGGTTACCACAGTCTGTATATTGCTGCCGCCAACCCAGCGGCAACCTGTATCAGCTTCGAACCCCATCCTCGTATCTATCATCAATTTGAAGAGAATATTGCCCTGAATGGACTGCCCAATATTCATGCTTATTGTCAAGCTGTAGGCCAGACTGCAGGCACGCTTCCATTCTATATGCAGGATGACTCCTGCTATAACCGGGCTCTATCTTCATCTATTTGTTACGAGGTACTGCAAAATGGCACATCGATGATCGAGGTGCCTGTCGTGCCACTGGATGAGGCTCTGACTGATGAGCAGAAGAAGAAAGTCAAGGTGTTGAAGGTGGATACACAGGGCGTGGAATACGAGGTCTTTGCAGGAGCACAGCGGCTGCTTGAAATTGCGCGGCCTATCGTAACCTTCGAGCACCATCCTTACGCTAGCCACAATTTAGCGGATACGCTAGAGCTGCTGCCTGATTACAGGGTTTATCGGATATACTCATGGTTCGGAGGAACAAAGCCCTTTGATGAAGCCGATCCGGAGATGTATGTGGATGAGCTTGATTTGTTGTGTATTCCTAATGAATTAAGCGTGTAG
- a CDS encoding winged helix-turn-helix domain-containing protein translates to MLEPTGVYIIRTHEQLKALSDPLRTKILMNLVKGPYTGQQLAEQMGITRNNIYFHLKELEKHGVIQVVKREEKNGIMQKYYRAVSGRFIPEEHLLPSLDLVETSRQVFMETVQLTREKIQLAPGASFALDSSNQEQWKNIAGTYQFYGTAGSFTAFLNDFKALVEKHFSKTAQGTQEERSYYMSLVAFQDSQETRSSEAAKGRIKG, encoded by the coding sequence TTGTTGGAGCCTACTGGCGTCTATATCATTCGTACCCATGAGCAGCTAAAGGCCCTATCGGACCCGCTGCGAACCAAGATTCTGATGAACCTGGTTAAGGGGCCGTATACCGGCCAGCAGCTGGCAGAGCAGATGGGCATAACTCGGAACAACATCTATTTTCACCTGAAGGAGCTTGAGAAGCATGGTGTCATTCAAGTTGTGAAGCGTGAGGAGAAGAATGGGATTATGCAAAAGTACTACCGGGCCGTATCCGGCCGGTTTATCCCTGAGGAGCATCTGCTTCCAAGTCTGGATCTCGTAGAGACCTCAAGACAGGTGTTTATGGAGACAGTACAGCTGACTCGGGAGAAGATCCAGCTTGCGCCGGGCGCTTCATTTGCCTTGGACAGTTCGAACCAGGAACAGTGGAAGAACATAGCCGGTACGTATCAATTTTACGGCACTGCCGGGAGCTTCACTGCTTTTTTGAACGACTTTAAGGCTTTGGTAGAGAAGCACTTCAGCAAGACAGCGCAGGGAACCCAAGAGGAGAGAAGCTATTATATGTCTCTTGTTGCTTTTCAAGATAGCCAGGAGACTAGGTCTAGTGAAGCCGCGAAAGGGAGGATTAAAGGATGA
- a CDS encoding MBL fold metallo-hydrolase yields the protein MTSLPKDPWFTITALDKDTYAISEYGHWEKVHSYLILGTERAALIDTGTGIDHMKRVTDQLTSLPIIVLTTHVHWDHIGSHGEYDNIWVHEAEEQWLVQGIPGLSIEQIRHDVSRDITKPLPLDFSAASYEPFRGEPSGLLRDQDPIELGNRQLTVFHTPGHSPGHLSFLDQSRGYLFTGDLLYSDTPIYAFYPTTEPAALVSSLERISDLRGVTKIYGGHNKLGLEPELLVEVRQAVQELRERNCIRHGTGIHNFRGFSVHF from the coding sequence ATGACAAGTCTGCCGAAGGACCCATGGTTTACCATAACTGCATTAGATAAGGATACATATGCTATAAGCGAGTACGGTCATTGGGAGAAGGTGCATTCCTATTTAATTCTCGGGACAGAGCGTGCAGCACTGATTGATACGGGTACCGGGATTGATCATATGAAGCGGGTAACCGATCAGCTAACCAGCCTGCCGATCATCGTGCTGACGACGCATGTCCATTGGGACCATATCGGAAGTCATGGAGAATATGATAACATATGGGTTCATGAAGCCGAAGAACAGTGGCTCGTTCAAGGGATTCCCGGTTTGTCCATAGAGCAGATCCGGCATGATGTATCCCGGGATATTACCAAGCCGCTGCCGCTGGATTTCAGTGCTGCTTCATATGAGCCATTTCGGGGAGAACCCTCAGGGCTGCTGCGTGATCAGGACCCTATTGAGCTAGGAAATCGTCAGCTTACCGTTTTTCATACACCAGGCCATTCTCCCGGACATCTTTCCTTTCTGGATCAGAGCAGGGGCTATTTATTCACAGGTGATCTGCTGTACAGTGACACGCCTATCTATGCTTTCTATCCGACAACAGAGCCGGCAGCCTTGGTGAGTTCTCTAGAACGCATCTCGGATTTGCGGGGAGTGACGAAGATTTACGGCGGGCACAACAAGCTTGGGTTGGAGCCAGAGCTGCTGGTTGAGGTCAGACAGGCAGTGCAGGAGCTGCGTGAGCGGAACTGCATCCGGCATGGAACAGGAATTCATAATTTTAGAGGATTCAGTGTCCATTTTTAA
- a CDS encoding acyltransferase family protein: MPEPLHAKDRYMAGLDGLRALAVIAVVIYHLNSSWAPGGLLGVSVFFVLSGYLITDILLAKKEELGHFDLKDFWLRRARRLLPAMLSMLLVVIFWAALFGRDHLSAMRGDVPAALLYISNWWFIFHKVSYFDSFGPLSPLGHLWSLAVEEQFYLIWPLVLGIALYFGLKKGKLALWMLGAALISALAMALLYSPGTDPSRVYYGTDTRIFSLLCGAALAAVWPSRKLKPSVSQSARNILDLAGAATLVAAGYMVLKTNEYQPFLYRGGLLLLSIAAAVTVAAIAHPAGRLGQCLAWAPLRWIGVRSYGLYLWHYPVIVMTTPSVSTGPVSLIRVLLQVLASLILAALSWHYIEEPIRHGAMGRLWSRARVLVGKPGGIRKASAAGAAVLLVVFLAVFAVYHSPSANPSEQTATVTHEAAPPVNTQPAPGSEPTNVTEQSALGAAHSAEVAGHPAERGLVSGEGITAIGDSVMLDAKSELEKRLPGITVDGMVGRQMSEVAEVVEQLKTDDKLGEMVIIEVGTNGAFTSKQLQKLIDSMSGVKHIFLVNTRVPRPWQSVVNETLEKTAAGSERVTLLDWFSASEGKDEYFGKDGVHLGRSGSEAYAHLIAVAIHDQLKIK, encoded by the coding sequence ATGCCTGAGCCGCTGCATGCTAAAGACCGTTATATGGCAGGACTGGACGGGCTTCGCGCTCTTGCCGTCATAGCCGTCGTCATTTATCACTTGAATTCCAGCTGGGCACCGGGAGGTCTGCTTGGTGTCAGTGTATTTTTTGTATTATCCGGTTATCTCATTACAGATATTTTGCTAGCGAAGAAGGAGGAGCTGGGACATTTTGATCTTAAGGACTTCTGGCTGAGAAGGGCTAGGCGGCTCCTGCCCGCCATGCTGAGTATGCTGCTTGTGGTCATTTTTTGGGCAGCCTTGTTTGGTCGGGACCATCTTTCGGCTATGCGGGGGGATGTTCCGGCTGCTCTGCTTTACATAAGCAACTGGTGGTTTATCTTTCATAAAGTTTCCTATTTTGATAGCTTTGGGCCGTTATCTCCACTTGGGCACCTGTGGTCACTTGCTGTTGAAGAGCAATTCTATCTTATCTGGCCGCTGGTGCTCGGCATCGCGCTGTATTTTGGTTTGAAAAAGGGGAAGCTTGCCCTATGGATGCTGGGAGCCGCTTTGATCTCAGCTCTGGCTATGGCCCTTCTCTATTCTCCAGGGACCGATCCGAGCCGTGTCTACTATGGAACAGACACCCGGATATTCTCTCTCCTATGCGGCGCTGCGCTTGCAGCGGTGTGGCCCAGCCGCAAGCTTAAGCCGAGCGTATCCCAATCCGCCCGGAATATTCTTGATCTAGCCGGTGCTGCTACCCTTGTGGCGGCAGGCTACATGGTGTTGAAGACTAATGAATACCAGCCGTTCCTCTACAGGGGCGGTTTACTCCTGCTCTCGATAGCTGCTGCGGTAACAGTGGCGGCTATCGCCCACCCAGCAGGAAGGCTTGGCCAATGCCTGGCATGGGCTCCGCTTCGCTGGATCGGCGTGCGCTCATACGGCTTGTACCTGTGGCATTATCCGGTCATCGTCATGACCACGCCTTCGGTCAGCACGGGACCAGTCAGCCTGATCCGGGTCCTTCTTCAAGTTTTGGCTAGCCTGATTCTCGCAGCCTTATCCTGGCACTATATCGAAGAGCCTATCCGCCATGGGGCGATGGGCAGACTCTGGAGCAGGGCAAGAGTGCTGGTAGGAAAGCCTGGCGGAATAAGGAAAGCTTCGGCTGCTGGTGCCGCTGTGCTTCTCGTTGTGTTCCTGGCTGTATTTGCGGTCTATCATTCGCCTTCTGCGAACCCATCGGAACAGACAGCGACAGTGACGCATGAAGCTGCTCCACCGGTGAATACGCAGCCGGCCCCTGGAAGTGAGCCTACCAACGTTACGGAGCAGAGTGCTTTAGGGGCTGCACATTCGGCTGAGGTCGCGGGTCATCCAGCAGAACGCGGGCTCGTAAGCGGCGAAGGGATTACGGCCATTGGCGATTCCGTTATGCTGGATGCTAAGTCGGAGCTGGAGAAGCGGCTGCCGGGCATAACTGTTGACGGCATGGTTGGACGTCAAATGTCGGAGGTGGCTGAGGTCGTGGAGCAGCTGAAGACGGACGATAAATTGGGGGAAATGGTTATTATTGAGGTAGGAACGAACGGAGCATTTACCAGCAAACAGCTGCAGAAGCTGATTGATAGTATGAGCGGCGTAAAGCATATTTTTCTGGTCAATACCCGTGTGCCACGCCCTTGGCAGTCAGTGGTCAATGAGACGCTAGAAAAGACGGCCGCAGGCTCAGAACGCGTCACTCTCCTTGACTGGTTCTCGGCGAGCGAAGGGAAGGACGAATATTTCGGCAAGGATGGGGTGCATTTAGGGCGCAGCGGCTCGGAAGCTTACGCCCATTTAATAGCGGTAGCCATCCATGACCAACTGAAGATAAAATAA
- a CDS encoding winged helix-turn-helix transcriptional regulator, translating into MTSRPSPICESKEACPVEYTLDVIGGKWKGILLYHLIEGKKRFNEFRRICPSITQRMLTLQLRELEKDGLVHREVYQQVPPKVEYSLTSFGRTIIPIILMMKQWGETYKGTKQAAGDEQ; encoded by the coding sequence ATGACAAGCAGACCGAGTCCGATATGTGAGAGCAAGGAAGCATGCCCGGTAGAATATACCCTTGATGTAATCGGTGGAAAGTGGAAGGGGATTTTGCTCTACCATTTGATTGAGGGAAAGAAGCGCTTCAACGAGTTTCGGAGAATTTGCCCGTCTATTACCCAGCGTATGCTGACACTTCAGCTTCGTGAGCTGGAGAAGGATGGTCTGGTTCACCGGGAGGTGTACCAGCAGGTTCCACCGAAGGTAGAATACTCACTTACTTCCTTTGGCAGAACGATTATTCCCATTATCCTGATGATGAAGCAGTGGGGAGAAACCTACAAAGGAACAAAGCAGGCTGCCGGTGATGAGCAATGA
- a CDS encoding HAD family hydrolase, which translates to MNNIQRLKKPQAMIFDMDGTLFQTETLLLPAYYRLFDRLREEGLYHGETPPEERILNSLGMLLEEIWMNVMPEQDLAVHRRADELLLELEIEGLKENSSQLYPQVESTLRALKEQGVRLFVASNGLEHYVKGVADAHRIFPLFEGIYSAGEHQTRSKVDLVKLLLNNHGIDRAWMVGDRSSDVEAGKRNGQTVIGCNYAGFGKSDELSGSDAMITEFGQLLQLYQEAE; encoded by the coding sequence ATGAATAATATACAGAGACTTAAGAAGCCGCAGGCAATGATCTTTGATATGGACGGGACGCTCTTCCAGACGGAGACACTGCTTCTGCCTGCCTATTACCGGTTATTTGACCGACTTCGCGAGGAAGGGCTTTACCATGGAGAGACACCGCCGGAAGAGAGAATCCTGAACAGTCTTGGCATGCTGCTGGAGGAAATATGGATGAATGTGATGCCAGAACAGGACCTCGCTGTGCATCGTCGTGCGGATGAGCTCCTGCTTGAGCTGGAGATCGAAGGGCTTAAGGAGAACTCCAGCCAGCTGTATCCGCAGGTAGAATCCACTTTAAGAGCTCTGAAGGAGCAAGGTGTGCGGCTCTTTGTCGCTAGTAACGGATTGGAGCATTATGTAAAAGGTGTAGCTGATGCGCATCGCATCTTCCCGTTGTTCGAGGGGATCTACAGTGCAGGGGAGCATCAGACGCGTTCAAAGGTGGACCTCGTGAAGCTACTTCTGAACAACCACGGAATTGATCGCGCATGGATGGTGGGCGACCGCTCGTCCGACGTGGAAGCCGGCAAGAGGAACGGGCAGACCGTAATAGGCTGCAATTATGCCGGATTCGGCAAAAGCGACGAGCTGTCAGGCTCGGATGCGATGATCACGGAATTTGGGCAGCTGCTGCAATTATATCAGGAAGCTGAATAG
- a CDS encoding YheC/YheD family endospore coat-associated protein, which yields MPTPVLGIMTLYLNDKKQLEERPIYERMITEGQKLDLEAFVFTPADVSSSKKAIYAMVFDPVTKKWSRKWRSFPDMIFDRCRIQRSVRFEQLKKFRAKYGHLNFLNRPLSDKWTIYQSLRKKAAFKPHLPETLLFNSLSDVYQLLKKNRLIYIKPAQGTGGRGILRVEKVGAKLYMIQGRNLQRKIISPRKMHESSLGPYLLNWRKGNSFLVQQGIRLVLPNGRVHDYRMLVQKSGSGKWSVTGCAGRVGAARSVTSNLHGGGQAVAMSTLLKQWIKDEKKQEEIKKKAEQLGVEIAEYLESQYSALCELALDLAINKSGQIYVLEVNPKPSREVFSQIGDTDAYHNAIIRPLEYALWVYQQKDKEK from the coding sequence TTGCCCACACCCGTATTGGGAATTATGACTTTATATCTAAATGACAAGAAGCAGCTGGAGGAACGCCCGATTTATGAGCGAATGATTACAGAAGGACAGAAGCTGGACCTTGAGGCCTTTGTCTTTACCCCGGCCGACGTCAGCTCCAGCAAGAAGGCCATTTACGCCATGGTCTTTGATCCGGTGACCAAGAAGTGGTCCCGAAAATGGCGCAGCTTCCCGGATATGATCTTCGACCGCTGCCGCATCCAGCGCAGCGTTCGCTTCGAGCAGCTCAAAAAATTCAGGGCCAAGTACGGACATCTAAATTTTCTGAACCGCCCCCTCAGCGATAAATGGACGATTTACCAATCTCTCCGTAAGAAAGCGGCCTTCAAGCCCCATCTGCCGGAGACACTGCTGTTTAACTCCTTGTCAGATGTATATCAGCTCCTGAAGAAAAATCGCCTTATCTATATCAAACCCGCTCAAGGTACCGGAGGAAGAGGAATCCTGCGCGTAGAGAAGGTAGGCGCTAAGCTCTATATGATTCAGGGCAGAAACCTGCAGCGTAAGATCATCTCGCCAAGGAAAATGCATGAATCCAGCCTCGGCCCTTACCTGCTGAACTGGAGAAAGGGGAATTCCTTCCTTGTACAGCAGGGCATCCGCCTCGTACTGCCAAATGGAAGAGTGCATGACTACCGGATGCTCGTGCAAAAGAGCGGCTCGGGCAAATGGTCTGTCACTGGCTGCGCGGGCCGGGTTGGTGCCGCTCGAAGTGTGACCTCCAATCTGCACGGCGGTGGCCAGGCGGTTGCGATGTCAACCTTGCTCAAGCAATGGATTAAAGATGAGAAGAAACAGGAGGAAATTAAGAAAAAGGCTGAGCAATTAGGGGTTGAAATTGCCGAATATTTGGAGTCCCAGTATAGCGCTCTGTGCGAGCTGGCTCTGGATCTGGCAATCAATAAGAGCGGACAGATTTATGTGCTTGAAGTGAACCCTAAGCCATCCCGGGAGGTCTTCTCGCAAATAGGGGACACGGACGCTTATCATAACGCAATTATTCGCCCGCTTGAATATGCCCTGTGGGTGTATCAACAGAAGGATAAAGAAAAATAG
- a CDS encoding GNAT family N-acetyltransferase: MQISSYPAGIDWPWEKLHGMLLTFVRNYGARRITAGSYRMLMRLSPQKLEQPGAALTLATVQTEDGCHLAGFSCTTEYGSELHIVVVHPLYRNQGIGRKLMTSPLETLGRLRCRVAVDNLSSLKMCFNAGFTAYGIVQGPTGKPTLLLEREYSALAADGSPRSTFAKEGERFAHTRIGNYDFISK, encoded by the coding sequence ATGCAAATCTCCTCCTACCCGGCTGGAATCGATTGGCCCTGGGAGAAGCTGCATGGCATGCTCCTTACCTTCGTGCGTAACTACGGAGCCCGGCGGATTACCGCCGGGTCCTACCGGATGTTGATGCGGCTGTCGCCGCAGAAGCTGGAGCAGCCGGGGGCCGCACTTACGCTCGCTACGGTCCAGACCGAGGACGGGTGCCATTTGGCAGGCTTCTCCTGCACGACAGAGTATGGTTCGGAGCTTCATATCGTTGTAGTTCATCCCTTGTACAGAAACCAGGGGATTGGCCGCAAGCTGATGACTTCTCCGCTGGAAACGCTCGGCAGACTGCGCTGCCGAGTTGCTGTAGACAATCTTTCCAGCCTTAAGATGTGCTTTAATGCAGGCTTCACCGCCTATGGAATTGTTCAAGGACCCACCGGCAAGCCAACCCTGCTGCTGGAACGCGAGTATTCAGCTCTTGCTGCAGACGGGTCTCCCCGCTCAACTTTCGCTAAAGAAGGTGAACGCTTTGCCCACACCCGTATTGGGAATTATGACTTTATATCTAAATGA
- a CDS encoding YheC/YheD family endospore coat-associated protein gives MSRGLPVDSKPVLAVLTTADPHKMFAGNRANFRDILNVGREMGFLSYVVTTRDLRLSEERVMGFTYSPDLKQWQQDIFPLPNVIYNRIPLREDERRPSVRRKIEECLSHPAIHLYNPSFFNKWQLFGWLKDSHITRPFVPETKRLRGRKSLMIMMDQFHSLYLKPESGKAGKGIMRLRFNYKDIRPYKLTISSPGKNQVYKTAMLSRLWKRLYRETEGTDYIVQQGIELCKYRGRHFDLRVLVQKTGKGQWAVTGIGARLAGPLRITTHVPQGGSVEDPEKMLLPTFGLEETTFLLSRVKANAIMIAKQIERASGKTHGEMSMDLGVDSSGKLWFFEANAKPMKFDEPHIRKKSLERIFQFSQYLAKQSK, from the coding sequence ATGAGCAGGGGGCTGCCGGTCGATTCAAAACCGGTCCTGGCCGTGCTGACGACCGCCGATCCCCATAAAATGTTTGCCGGCAACCGGGCAAACTTCCGGGACATTCTTAACGTAGGCCGGGAAATGGGTTTTCTCAGCTATGTCGTAACTACGCGCGACTTGAGACTGTCAGAGGAACGGGTAATGGGCTTCACGTATTCCCCGGATCTCAAACAGTGGCAGCAGGATATATTTCCGTTGCCCAATGTCATCTATAACCGGATTCCGCTGCGGGAAGACGAGCGGCGGCCCTCGGTAAGGCGAAAAATCGAAGAATGCCTGAGCCATCCGGCGATTCACCTCTATAATCCGTCCTTCTTCAACAAGTGGCAGCTGTTCGGCTGGCTGAAGGACTCGCACATTACCCGGCCCTTCGTGCCCGAGACCAAGCGGCTTAGAGGCCGGAAGTCCCTAATGATAATGATGGATCAATTCCACAGTCTCTACCTGAAGCCCGAAAGCGGAAAAGCTGGGAAGGGCATCATGCGCTTGCGCTTCAATTATAAGGATATCCGTCCCTATAAATTGACGATCTCAAGTCCTGGCAAGAATCAGGTGTATAAGACGGCCATGCTGTCCCGCTTGTGGAAGCGATTATATCGCGAGACCGAAGGAACCGATTATATTGTCCAGCAAGGCATTGAGCTGTGTAAATACCGCGGGCGGCACTTTGATCTGCGTGTCCTCGTCCAGAAGACAGGAAAAGGCCAATGGGCCGTCACTGGTATCGGTGCCCGTCTCGCTGGACCCTTGCGGATCACGACGCATGTCCCTCAAGGCGGAAGCGTTGAGGACCCGGAAAAGATGCTGCTCCCCACCTTTGGTCTGGAGGAAACAACCTTCCTGCTCAGCCGCGTTAAAGCCAATGCCATTATGATTGCCAAGCAAATTGAACGGGCATCGGGCAAGACGCATGGCGAGATGTCCATGGACCTAGGCGTGGATAGCAGTGGTAAGCTGTGGTTCTTCGAAGCCAATGCCAAACCGATGAAATTCGATGAACCCCATATTCGCAAAAAATCCCTGGAGCGAATTTTTCAGTTCAGCCAATATTTGGCTAAGCAATCTAAATAA